The Eremothecium gossypii ATCC 10895 chromosome IV, complete sequence genome contains a region encoding:
- the MRPL20 gene encoding mitochondrial 54S ribosomal protein mL58 (Syntenic homolog of Saccharomyces cerevisiae YKR085C (MRPL20)) has translation MVSFARCLSTSSCRLAARNVGKLIDHAQPIPHLKGTPSIYNNKSSASNYKGYLRAKIPSGLYYAPTPASTTGSVSSEDIPASFMAKDDARRQLAERLHARDAQVSKLAPPLHVKGEKTYHLSPEQVAEIVRLRTLDPYKYTRKALAKQFNVSPLFVSIVADCPPERKADMDARLAAIKERWHHKRMLAREDRKKRKELWYRA, from the coding sequence ATGGTATCCTTCGCTAGGTGTCTCAGCACTTCGAGCTGCCGGCTTGCCGCAAGAAACGTCGGGAAGCTGATCGACCATGCGCAGCCCATCCCCCATCTCAAAGGTACTCCGTCGATATACAACAACAAGTCGTCCGCTTCGAACTACAAGGGCTACCTGCGGGCCAAGATTCCCAGTGGGCTGTACTACGCTCCGACGCCCGCATCGACCACCGGCTCTGTGAGCTCGGAAGACATCCCGGCATCGTTTATGGCCAAGGACGACGCCCGGAGACAGCTTGCCGAGCGCCTGCACGCCCGCGACGCGCAGGTCTCAAAGCTCGCGCCCCCGCTGCATGTCAAGGGCGAGAAAACGTACCATTTGTCGCCAGAGCAGGTTGCTGAGATCGTGCGGCTGCGCACCCTGGACCCCTACAAGTACACGCGCAAGGCGCTGGCAAAGCAGTTCAACGTCAGCCCGCTCTTCGTCTCCATCGTCGCCGACTGCCCGCCGGAGCGCAAGGCTGACATGGATGCCCGCCTGGCCGCGATCAAGGAGAGGTGGCACCATAAGCGCATGCTGGCGCGCGAGGACCGCAAGAAGAGAAAAGAGCTCTGGTACAGAGCCTAA